A region from the Canis lupus dingo isolate Sandy chromosome X, ASM325472v2, whole genome shotgun sequence genome encodes:
- the SHROOM2 gene encoding protein Shroom2 isoform X3: MSTMETSRSPSPQFAPQKLTDKPPLLIQDENSTRIERVIDNNTTVKMVPIKIVHSESQPEKESRQGLARTAELPALPSGLERDQIKTLSTSEQSYSRFCVYSRQGAEPEPQPPSTPAPPTKDSGASPSGLSYVKAKERTAEDLKSEELAREIVGKDKSLADILDPSVKIRTTMDLMEGIFPKDEHLLEEAQQRRKLLPKIPSPRTTEEKKEEPSVPVALSLATSSTYYSTSAPKAELLIKMKDLQQQQEPEEDSGSDLDHDLSVKKQELIESISRKLQVLREARESLLEDIQANSALGDEVEAIAKDVCKPNEFDKFRMFIGDLEKVVNLLLSLSGRLARVENALNNLDDSTSPGDRQSLLEKQRVLIQQHEDAKELKENLDRRERIVFDILASYLSEESLADYEHFVKMKSALIIEQRELEDKIHLGEEQLKCLFDSLQPERGK; encoded by the exons ATGTCCACCATGGAGACCTCACGCTCACCTTCTCCTCAGTTCGCTCCCCAGAAGCTGACAGACAAACCTCCCCTGCTCATCCAGGATGAGAATTCCACAAG aaTTGAGCGGGTGATCGATAACAATACCACGGTGAAGATGGTGCCCATCAAGATTGTGCACTCGGAGAGCCAGCCTGAGAAGGAGAGCCGCCAGGGCCTGGCCCGCACCGCCGAGCTGCCCGCGCTGCCCAGCGGGCTGGAGAGAGACCAGATCAAGACGCTCAGCACGTCGGAGCAGTCCTACTCACGCTTCTGCGTGTACAGCCGCCAGGGCGCTGAGCCCGAGCCGCAGCCGCCCAGCACCCCAGCGCCCCCCACCAAGGACAGCGGGGCCTCTCCTTCGGGGCTCAGCTACGTGAAGGCCAAAGAGAGGACAGCTGAAGACCTCAAGTCAGAAGAGCTGGCCCGGGAGATTGTGGGGAAGGATAAGTCCCTGGCCGATATCCTGGACCCCAGTGTGAAGATCAGAACCACCATGGACCTGATGGAGGGGATCTTCCCCAAAGACGAGCACCTCCTGGAGGAAGCCCAGCAGCGGAGGAAGCTGCTCCCCAAAATCCCCTCTCCTAGAACCACGGAGGAGAA GAAAGAGGAGCCAAGCGTGCCAGTGGCCTTGTCCCTTGCTACCAGTTCCACCTATTACAGTACATCGGCCCCCAAGGCCGAGTTGCTGATTAAGATGAAGGACCTACAGCAACAGCAGGAGCCAGAAGAGGATTCGGGGAGCGACTTGGACCATGACTTGTCGGTGAAGAAG CAGGAACTCATTGAGAGCATCAGTCGCAAGCTGCAAGTGCTTCGGGAAGCCCGGGAGAGCCTGCTGGAAGACATCCAAGCCAACAGCGCCCTTGGGGACGAGGTGGAGGCCATTGCCAAAGATGTCTGCAAACCCAACGAGTTCGACAAGTTCCGCATGTTCATTGGGGACCTGGAGAAAGTGGTCAACCTTCTGCTGTCGCTGTCCGGCCGCCTGGCCCGAGTGGAGAATGCCCTCAATAATTTGGACGACAGTACTTCTCCTGGTGATCGG caATCGCTGCTCGAGAAGCAACGGGTTCTCATCCAACAGCACGAGGATGCCAAGGAACTGAAGGAGAACCTGGACCGCCGGGAGCGCATCGTGTTCGACATCCTGGCCAGCTATCTCAGTGAGGAGAGCCTGGCGGACTATGAGCATTTTGTGAAGATGAAGTCCGCTCTCATCATCGAGCAGCGGGAGCTGGAAGATAAGATACACCTGGGTGAAGAGCAGCTGAAGTGCTTGTTCGACAGCCTTCAGCCCGAAAGAGGCAAATAG